Proteins encoded by one window of Paenibacillus urinalis:
- a CDS encoding GbsR/MarR family transcriptional regulator, whose translation MSLDQLNEQQQDKLMNIRKRVIQTVGKNMDLYGLSSSSGHLYGLLFFADKPMTLDDMGREMEMSKTSMSTGVRNLLDMKMVNKVWSKGSRKDQYEVEYDWHQTFTDYFAIKWRKAAESNLLSFKKAIEEIERMLRAYQDDEPLKEVLVQDMEKMKAAVAYYKWLNRLIDTMESEKIFELVPKEEDLE comes from the coding sequence ATGAGCTTGGACCAATTAAATGAACAGCAGCAAGACAAACTAATGAATATTCGCAAGCGCGTAATCCAAACCGTTGGTAAAAATATGGACTTGTATGGACTCAGCTCCTCTTCCGGACATTTATATGGACTGCTTTTTTTTGCCGATAAGCCGATGACGCTGGATGATATGGGACGAGAGATGGAAATGAGCAAGACCAGCATGAGTACAGGCGTACGTAATCTCCTTGATATGAAGATGGTCAATAAGGTATGGAGCAAGGGGTCCCGCAAAGATCAATATGAAGTTGAATACGACTGGCATCAGACGTTTACGGACTATTTTGCGATCAAATGGAGAAAGGCAGCGGAGAGTAATCTGCTCTCTTTCAAGAAAGCCATTGAAGAGATTGAGCGCATGCTGAGAGCGTATCAGGATGACGAGCCTCTGAAGGAGGTCCTCGTTCAGGATATGGAGAAGATGAAGGCGGCTGTGGCTTATTACAAGTGGCTGAATCGTCTCATTGATACGATGGAATCGGAAAAAATCTTTGAACTGGTCCCCAAGGAAGAAGATCTCGAGTAG
- a CDS encoding DUF4367 domain-containing protein — MRRISWVLAMVLCFSGLLAACGPKDADSVVKDLNEVVGGLESYQGSGVMTLYSGETPQEYKVEVWHQKPSYYRIALTNAKKDITQIVLRNDDGVFVLTPSLNKSFRFQSDWPDNQGQVYLYETLVRSIIGDNTRQFVDEEESYVFEVAANYNTHSLVRQKIWLNKADYAPKQVSVSDANAKVVVDVKFDNFEFGTKFEKEAFDMQKNMSVNTGEGQAPAEGTITEPSGSESGETVPQVNEEVTTPEDNAGETDPGTESGTPEANAPGAEVNNEQAPADDAAESPEATDETTGAIDIPELGDFGVIEPTYLPEGVDFKGEPTIMETEDDYAVMLRFEGTYNYTIIEARPQDRASSYAVTSPVDLGFTIGMITTELPRTLTWFDEGMEYRITSDDLPESEMVKIAASMQDQTGK, encoded by the coding sequence ATGCGCCGGATATCATGGGTTCTAGCCATGGTTCTGTGCTTTTCAGGTCTGCTTGCGGCTTGTGGACCAAAGGATGCAGATTCAGTAGTAAAGGATTTGAACGAAGTCGTGGGTGGTCTTGAGAGTTATCAGGGATCAGGTGTAATGACCCTCTATTCAGGAGAGACGCCTCAGGAGTACAAAGTTGAAGTATGGCACCAAAAGCCTTCGTATTACCGTATTGCGCTGACGAATGCCAAGAAGGACATCACTCAGATCGTCCTGCGTAATGATGATGGTGTATTTGTCCTCACTCCTAGTCTGAACAAGAGCTTCCGCTTCCAAAGCGACTGGCCGGATAACCAGGGTCAAGTGTATCTGTATGAAACACTGGTTCGCAGCATTATTGGAGACAACACACGTCAGTTTGTCGATGAGGAAGAGAGCTATGTTTTTGAAGTCGCTGCCAACTACAATACCCATTCCCTTGTGCGCCAAAAAATTTGGCTGAACAAAGCGGACTATGCTCCTAAGCAGGTATCTGTATCCGATGCCAATGCGAAGGTTGTAGTGGATGTGAAGTTTGACAACTTCGAGTTCGGTACGAAGTTCGAGAAAGAAGCCTTTGATATGCAGAAGAATATGTCCGTAAATACAGGTGAAGGCCAAGCACCTGCCGAAGGTACAATTACCGAGCCAAGCGGCAGCGAGAGTGGCGAAACCGTTCCGCAAGTGAATGAGGAGGTTACAACACCGGAAGACAATGCGGGGGAGACAGACCCAGGAACTGAATCAGGAACTCCAGAGGCGAATGCTCCGGGTGCTGAGGTGAACAACGAACAAGCTCCTGCGGATGATGCAGCAGAGTCACCTGAAGCTACAGATGAAACAACAGGTGCCATCGACATTCCTGAGCTTGGAGACTTCGGCGTAATTGAGCCTACCTATCTGCCGGAAGGTGTTGATTTCAAAGGCGAGCCGACCATTATGGAGACAGAGGACGATTACGCGGTTATGCTTCGATTCGAAGGAACATATAATTACACTATTATAGAAGCAAGACCTCAGGACCGTGCATCATCCTATGCGGTAACGAGTCCGGTCGATCTCGGATTCACAATCGGGATGATTACAACCGAGCTGCCGAGAACACTGACCTGGTTTGATGAGGGTATGGAATACAGAATTACAAGCGATGATCTGCCGGAATCCGAAATGGTAAAAATCGCTGCTTCAATGCAGGATCAAACGGGTAAATAA
- a CDS encoding quaternary amine ABC transporter ATP-binding protein, with protein sequence MTILEVRNVSKLFGPGASEGAKLLSQGWDKKRLATEKGITVGVNQVNMEIKQGEIFVIMGLSGSGKSTLVRMLNRLIEPTSGEILVHGKDLRKMNKEQLREVRRKTISMVFQSFALLPHRTVLDNVEYGLEIQKVDKSIRTEKAKEALALVGLKGWEDKLPSELSGGMQQRVGLARALANDPEVMLMDEAFSALDPLIRRDMQDELLELQDRMKKTIVFITHDLDEALRIGDRIALMKDGAVEQIGTPEEIMIQPANSFVARFVEDVDLSKVLTAAHVMRRPETITLDRGPRVALELMRERGISNLFVIDRSKKLLGVITAEDASRASKDGQTIQDILITDGPQVPPETLMNELFEITSSAKVPLAVVNENGRLEGVIVRGALLGALGGEVSATKEESINA encoded by the coding sequence ATGACCATTCTGGAAGTCAGAAACGTCAGCAAGCTGTTTGGTCCCGGCGCAAGCGAGGGCGCAAAGCTGCTCAGTCAAGGCTGGGACAAGAAACGGCTGGCCACAGAAAAAGGAATCACGGTTGGTGTGAACCAAGTCAATATGGAAATTAAGCAGGGAGAAATCTTTGTGATTATGGGCTTGTCCGGAAGCGGAAAGTCTACTCTGGTGCGAATGCTAAATCGCTTGATTGAACCCACCTCCGGCGAAATTCTTGTTCATGGCAAGGATCTTCGCAAGATGAACAAAGAACAGCTCCGTGAAGTGAGAAGAAAAACGATCAGCATGGTGTTCCAGAGCTTTGCGCTTCTGCCGCACCGTACGGTGCTGGATAACGTAGAATATGGACTTGAAATTCAAAAAGTGGATAAATCCATTCGTACCGAAAAAGCAAAAGAAGCTTTGGCGCTTGTCGGTCTCAAAGGCTGGGAGGACAAGCTACCAAGTGAGCTGAGTGGTGGTATGCAGCAGCGTGTGGGTCTCGCCAGAGCACTGGCTAACGATCCTGAAGTCATGCTCATGGATGAAGCCTTCAGTGCGCTTGACCCTCTGATTCGCCGTGATATGCAGGACGAGCTGCTCGAGCTGCAGGATCGGATGAAGAAGACCATTGTCTTCATTACACATGATCTGGATGAAGCGCTCCGCATCGGAGACCGCATTGCACTGATGAAAGACGGTGCAGTAGAACAGATTGGAACACCGGAAGAAATCATGATTCAGCCGGCGAACTCATTCGTCGCACGATTTGTGGAGGATGTGGATCTGTCGAAGGTTCTGACTGCTGCTCATGTCATGCGCAGACCAGAAACCATTACGCTGGACCGCGGACCTCGTGTTGCTCTTGAGCTGATGCGTGAAAGAGGGATATCCAACCTATTCGTTATTGACCGTTCGAAGAAGCTGCTTGGCGTGATCACAGCTGAGGATGCTTCCCGCGCATCGAAGGATGGACAAACCATTCAGGATATTCTGATCACCGATGGACCTCAAGTACCGCCGGAAACGCTAATGAATGAACTGTTCGAAATTACGAGCTCTGCGAAGGTTCCCCTTGCCGTCGTTAATGAGAACGGAAGATTGGAAGGCGTGATTGTAAGAGGCGCACTCCTCGGAGCGCTCGGCGGAGAAGTGTCTGCAACGAAGGAGGAATCTATAAATGCCTAA
- a CDS encoding type II toxin-antitoxin system PemK/MazF family toxin, with product MIVKRGDVFFADLSPVVGSEQGGVRPVLVIQNDIGNRFSPTCIVAAITAQIQKAKLPTHVEIDAELHGFDRDSVVLLEQIRTIDKQRLTDKITHLDDDTMKLVGEALQISLGLIDF from the coding sequence TTGATCGTTAAACGCGGCGACGTTTTTTTTGCGGATCTTTCACCCGTTGTCGGTTCCGAGCAAGGGGGAGTCAGACCGGTGCTTGTGATCCAGAATGATATTGGCAACCGTTTCAGTCCTACTTGTATCGTTGCGGCCATCACGGCTCAGATTCAGAAGGCGAAGCTGCCGACCCACGTGGAAATTGATGCAGAACTGCACGGTTTTGATCGGGATTCTGTTGTGTTGCTCGAACAGATTAGAACGATTGACAAACAGCGTCTGACTGACAAGATTACGCATTTAGATGATGATACGATGAAGCTTGTGGGTGAAGCTCTACAGATCAGTCTGGGATTAATTGATTTCTAA
- a CDS encoding Tex family protein, translated as MEVNEEQVRQEREERIVKQVAKELSLTIKQVRTTVGLLNEGNTIPFIARYRKEMTGELDENVLRLIEERTLYLRNLEDRKVEVIRIIDEQGKLTPELTAAITEAVKLQEVEDLYRPYRQKRKTRASVAKERGLEPLSEWIWNQPKNGNVLDEAAGYVNEELGVESAEAALAGALDILAENIADDAEIRKWVRRYTLDHGVLTSEAKDAEVESVYENYYSYRELAKKMPPHRILAINRGERENILKIGLDVNAEPVHNYIGRQILKPSSVVEEQMKFVIEDAYKRLIAPSIEREVRAELTEKGENQAISIFSGNLRSLLLQPPIKGKRVLGVDPAYRTGCKLAVVDDTGKLLEVAVTYPTPPNNKKQAAKEKFNELIHKYEIELIVIGNGTASRETEQFVAEVIQELEAKSLAYLIVNEAGASVYSASKLAQEEFPDLDVAERSAASIARRVQDPLAELVKIDPKAIGVGQYQHDVSQKHLEDSLKAVVESAVNHVGVDVNTASPSLLSYVAGVNATIAKNIVKYREENGKFTSRKELQKVPRLGAKTFEQCAGFMRISEGVNPLDRTAIHPESYTVVDRLFQELKVDLDKLGSQELAQILDEQRIEELAGKLEVGVPTLRDIIDSLQRPGRDPRDELPLPIFRTDVLKIEDLEAGMELQGTVRNVIDFGAFVDIGIKSDGLVHISQMSEGFVKHPMDVVSVGDNVTVWVLSVELKKGRVALTMKNPNKA; from the coding sequence ATGGAAGTAAATGAAGAACAAGTAAGGCAAGAGCGTGAAGAGCGAATTGTGAAGCAGGTAGCGAAGGAGCTATCGCTTACAATCAAGCAGGTTAGAACGACGGTCGGACTCCTGAACGAAGGGAATACGATTCCCTTCATCGCGCGTTACCGTAAGGAAATGACCGGTGAACTGGATGAGAACGTATTGCGTCTTATTGAAGAGCGTACCCTTTATTTGCGCAACCTGGAGGACCGCAAGGTAGAAGTTATCCGGATTATTGATGAGCAGGGTAAGCTTACGCCAGAACTTACAGCAGCCATTACTGAAGCGGTGAAGCTTCAAGAAGTAGAGGATCTGTACCGGCCTTATCGTCAAAAAAGAAAAACTCGTGCCAGCGTTGCCAAGGAGAGAGGTCTTGAGCCCTTGTCCGAATGGATCTGGAATCAGCCTAAGAACGGAAATGTGCTTGATGAGGCAGCGGGCTATGTGAATGAGGAGCTGGGCGTAGAGAGTGCAGAAGCTGCACTGGCAGGAGCCCTGGATATTCTCGCGGAAAATATTGCAGACGATGCAGAGATCCGCAAATGGGTTCGCCGTTATACGCTGGACCATGGAGTGCTCACTTCCGAGGCGAAGGATGCCGAAGTGGAATCCGTGTATGAGAACTATTACAGCTACCGCGAGCTTGCTAAAAAAATGCCGCCACACCGTATCCTTGCGATCAATCGGGGAGAGCGGGAGAATATTCTCAAGATCGGGCTCGATGTGAATGCAGAACCGGTCCATAACTATATTGGACGCCAGATTTTGAAGCCTTCTTCGGTTGTAGAGGAACAAATGAAATTCGTTATTGAGGATGCCTACAAGCGTCTGATTGCGCCTTCTATTGAGCGGGAGGTTAGAGCCGAGCTTACCGAAAAAGGGGAGAACCAGGCGATCTCGATCTTCTCTGGTAACCTGCGCAGTCTGCTTCTGCAGCCGCCGATCAAGGGTAAGCGTGTGCTGGGAGTCGATCCTGCATACCGTACAGGCTGTAAGCTGGCAGTTGTGGATGATACGGGTAAATTGCTGGAGGTGGCAGTTACTTACCCCACACCGCCTAACAATAAGAAGCAGGCAGCAAAAGAGAAATTTAACGAGCTGATCCACAAGTATGAGATTGAGCTGATTGTGATTGGTAACGGAACGGCTTCGCGCGAGACGGAACAGTTCGTGGCCGAGGTCATTCAAGAGCTTGAAGCCAAATCACTCGCATATCTGATCGTTAACGAGGCAGGTGCCAGTGTGTATTCTGCTTCCAAGCTGGCTCAAGAGGAATTCCCTGACCTGGATGTAGCAGAGCGGAGTGCTGCCTCAATTGCCCGCCGTGTACAGGATCCGCTTGCAGAGCTCGTCAAGATCGATCCCAAAGCCATCGGAGTAGGGCAGTATCAGCATGACGTCTCTCAGAAGCATTTGGAGGACAGCTTGAAGGCTGTTGTTGAATCCGCGGTTAACCATGTAGGCGTAGATGTGAATACGGCATCTCCTTCCTTGCTGTCGTATGTGGCAGGCGTCAATGCAACGATTGCCAAGAACATTGTGAAGTATCGTGAGGAGAACGGCAAATTCACTTCACGCAAGGAGCTGCAGAAAGTGCCGCGCCTAGGAGCGAAGACCTTCGAGCAATGTGCAGGCTTCATGCGTATCTCTGAAGGAGTGAATCCGCTGGACCGCACTGCAATCCACCCGGAATCCTATACGGTTGTGGATCGGCTCTTCCAAGAGCTGAAGGTGGATCTGGACAAGCTCGGCAGCCAAGAGCTTGCGCAGATCCTCGATGAGCAGCGGATCGAAGAGCTGGCAGGCAAGTTAGAGGTAGGTGTGCCTACACTGCGTGATATCATAGATAGTCTACAGCGTCCGGGCCGTGATCCGCGGGACGAGCTGCCACTGCCAATCTTCCGTACGGATGTGCTTAAGATTGAAGATCTGGAAGCGGGAATGGAGCTGCAGGGAACGGTTCGGAACGTCATCGACTTCGGTGCTTTTGTGGATATTGGAATTAAGAGCGATGGGCTTGTCCACATTTCACAGATGAGTGAAGGCTTTGTGAAGCACCCGATGGACGTCGTTTCTGTAGGGGATAATGTGACGGTGTGGGTACTTAGTGTCGAGCTGAAGAAAGGCCGAGTTGCCCTGACAATGAAGAACCCGAATAAAGCTTAA
- the cmpA gene encoding cortex morphogenetic protein CmpA — MPQWLSNQLMRAFHKKDSRQIKLLNECWFFYRNRPGNTGGIETNDSRL, encoded by the coding sequence TTGCCACAGTGGCTGAGTAACCAACTTATGCGTGCATTTCACAAAAAGGACAGTCGTCAAATCAAGCTCTTGAATGAATGCTGGTTCTTCTATCGCAATCGTCCAGGCAATACTGGCGGAATAGAGACCAATGATTCCAGACTATAG
- the alr gene encoding alanine racemase, giving the protein MQGQYRPTQAEINLDHLRHNVDCFRKALPEGVLFSACVKANAYGHGAVEIAKELERLDVDYLNVAFLDEALELRQAGVRSPILVLGYTPPEGIEVAYKHQITVTVFSEEVLQSIEALEPFAMDDHQDISLKVHLKIDSGMGRLGVITAKDAEHYAQRLKRLSYVMLEGVYTHFAKADEEDKAYTLIQYQRFMDVVSALRNQGYSIPIIHTGNSAAAIDTPTLSLDMVRVGISLYGLYPSAEVDHDAVHLLPVLTLTTKIVYVKEVPEHWGISYGTRYYSSKDEKIGTLPIGYADGFSRMLGGKVEVLVRGRRVPVVGTICMDQCMVSLQSLNEEQEDIKAGEEVVIIGQQMGSTISADELASKLGTINYEVICMLANRIPRVYMRSGQVISRVNSLLS; this is encoded by the coding sequence GTGCAAGGACAGTATCGCCCGACCCAAGCTGAAATCAACTTGGATCATTTAAGACATAATGTGGATTGTTTTCGTAAAGCATTGCCAGAAGGTGTGCTCTTCAGTGCATGTGTGAAGGCTAACGCCTATGGCCATGGAGCAGTGGAAATTGCAAAAGAGCTGGAACGGCTGGATGTGGACTATCTGAATGTTGCCTTTCTGGATGAAGCGCTTGAGCTGAGACAGGCAGGTGTTCGCTCTCCGATTCTGGTACTGGGATATACACCGCCGGAAGGTATTGAGGTTGCTTACAAGCATCAAATTACGGTTACAGTGTTTAGTGAAGAGGTGCTGCAGAGTATTGAAGCTCTCGAACCTTTCGCAATGGATGATCATCAGGACATCTCTTTGAAAGTCCATCTTAAGATTGATAGTGGAATGGGACGACTAGGTGTCATCACAGCGAAAGATGCTGAGCATTATGCTCAGCGATTGAAACGATTGTCTTATGTCATGCTTGAAGGGGTATATACCCATTTTGCCAAGGCAGACGAAGAGGATAAAGCCTATACACTTATACAGTACCAACGATTTATGGATGTGGTGAGTGCACTGCGAAATCAGGGCTACAGCATCCCGATCATACATACGGGAAATAGTGCAGCTGCGATTGATACACCGACGCTGAGTCTGGATATGGTTCGGGTGGGCATCAGCCTGTACGGACTATATCCGTCAGCCGAGGTTGATCATGATGCGGTTCACTTGCTCCCAGTGCTGACACTTACGACAAAGATAGTATACGTAAAAGAGGTTCCTGAACATTGGGGTATAAGTTATGGAACAAGATACTACTCGTCAAAGGACGAGAAGATTGGAACCTTGCCTATCGGCTATGCAGACGGTTTCTCACGAATGCTCGGCGGTAAGGTTGAAGTATTAGTACGCGGACGCCGCGTTCCAGTCGTTGGTACGATCTGCATGGATCAGTGTATGGTGTCATTACAATCGTTAAATGAAGAACAGGAAGATATCAAAGCAGGTGAAGAGGTTGTTATCATCGGTCAGCAGATGGGCAGTACCATTAGTGCCGACGAACTGGCCTCCAAGCTGGGTACCATTAACTATGAAGTGATCTGTATGCTGGCGAATCGTATTCCGCGTGTGTACATGAGGTCCGGTCAAGTCATATCTCGAGTAAACTCTCTCTTATCCTAA
- a CDS encoding SprT family protein codes for MTNEELQAWIERISMDSFGVPFRHEAVFNKRLTTTGGRYMLRTHRIEINPHQLAVHGADEVEKIIKHELCHYHLHIRGRGYKHRDPEFKQLLAQVGGSRYCQGLPGGKARRSLPYKYELICQSCSQVYKRKRKVDVRKYRCGRCSGRLQISELTKA; via the coding sequence ATGACAAACGAAGAATTACAGGCTTGGATTGAGCGAATATCCATGGATAGCTTCGGTGTGCCTTTTCGTCATGAGGCTGTCTTTAACAAACGTTTGACGACAACAGGCGGCAGATATATGCTTCGCACCCATCGTATTGAGATTAATCCGCATCAGTTAGCGGTGCACGGGGCAGATGAGGTAGAGAAGATTATTAAACATGAGCTATGCCATTATCATTTGCATATACGTGGAAGAGGCTATAAGCATCGTGATCCCGAATTTAAGCAGCTGTTAGCTCAGGTAGGAGGGAGCAGGTACTGCCAGGGCTTGCCGGGCGGAAAAGCTCGCAGATCACTCCCCTATAAATATGAGCTGATCTGTCAGAGCTGCTCACAGGTGTACAAGCGTAAGCGTAAAGTAGATGTGCGCAAATATCGCTGTGGACGCTGCAGCGGCAGACTCCAAATATCTGAGCTGACGAAGGCTTGA
- a CDS encoding alpha-galactosidase yields MGIFYTEEKRLFHLQTVEASYVFQVMPTGHLTHLYYGKKLRHGDLSWLQVRQERSSFSPNPVPEDRTISFDTLPQEYPVYGTSDFRNPALQLKQENGSTVTEFLYTGHSIVRGKPQLEGLPQTYIEQEDEADTLIIQLEDAVAGIKLELSYTAYNHYNAITRSARITNTGAATSEILRALSSSVDFPHADYEWLQLSGAWVREREMIRKPLTVGTQSVESRRGSSSHQQNPFAALLTPGATEVSGEVFGFSLVYSGSFVAAAEVDQFKTTRLSLGINPFEFGWQLTPGESFQTPEVVMVYSDQGLGGMSRSYHALYRERLARGKFRDQQRPILVNNWEATYFNFNADKIESIAAAGKELGIELFVLDDGWFGHRDSDNSSLGDWVVDKKKLPDGLDNLVKRVTDTGMQFGLWFEPEMISPDSELYKAHPDWCLHVPDRRRTEGRQQLVLDMSRKDVQDEIVRMITDILSSAPITYVKWDMNRNMTEIGSAQLPAERQKETAHRYMLGLYDVMERITSQFPDILFESCSGGGGRFDPGMLYYMPQTWTSDNTDAVSRLRIQYGTSLVYPVSAMASHISAVPNHQVERTTSLETRGNVAMSGNFGYELDLTKFTDEEKSVVAAQVELYKEIRELVQFGVFYRLLSPFEGNETAWMFVSPDGVDVAVFYFRVLAEPNAPLARLKLTGLDPDRDYALVNGDGVYSGDALMYAGISVGSKKGDFHSELHRFKRV; encoded by the coding sequence ATGGGGATTTTCTATACCGAGGAAAAGCGATTATTTCATCTGCAAACCGTAGAAGCAAGTTATGTATTTCAAGTCATGCCTACAGGACATTTGACCCATCTGTATTATGGAAAAAAACTAAGACACGGTGACTTAAGCTGGCTTCAGGTGCGTCAGGAGCGCTCCTCCTTCAGCCCAAATCCAGTGCCTGAGGACCGGACGATATCTTTTGATACACTGCCGCAGGAATATCCGGTATATGGTACGAGTGACTTTAGAAATCCGGCACTTCAATTGAAACAAGAAAACGGTTCCACAGTAACCGAGTTCTTATATACAGGCCACAGCATTGTGCGCGGAAAGCCGCAGCTAGAAGGTCTTCCGCAGACTTATATAGAGCAAGAGGATGAAGCAGATACGCTCATTATTCAGCTGGAGGATGCGGTTGCTGGAATCAAGCTTGAGCTTAGCTATACTGCTTATAATCATTATAATGCGATTACCCGATCTGCCCGGATTACCAATACAGGAGCTGCGACCAGTGAAATTTTGCGTGCACTGAGCTCAAGCGTTGATTTTCCTCATGCGGATTATGAGTGGCTTCAATTATCAGGTGCTTGGGTCAGGGAGCGGGAAATGATCCGCAAGCCGCTGACAGTGGGCACACAAAGTGTCGAAAGCCGCCGCGGATCGAGTTCACATCAGCAGAATCCATTTGCAGCGCTTCTTACGCCTGGGGCAACGGAAGTATCCGGTGAAGTGTTTGGCTTCAGCCTTGTGTATAGTGGAAGCTTCGTAGCAGCTGCAGAAGTGGATCAGTTCAAGACGACGAGATTGTCCCTTGGTATCAATCCATTTGAGTTCGGGTGGCAGCTCACACCAGGAGAATCGTTCCAAACACCAGAAGTCGTTATGGTATATTCCGATCAGGGTCTTGGCGGCATGTCACGCAGCTACCATGCCTTGTATCGGGAGAGATTGGCCCGTGGGAAATTCAGAGATCAGCAGCGTCCAATTCTGGTCAACAACTGGGAAGCGACGTATTTCAACTTCAATGCGGACAAGATCGAGAGTATTGCAGCAGCCGGCAAAGAGCTGGGCATTGAACTATTTGTTCTTGATGACGGCTGGTTCGGTCATCGTGACAGCGATAACTCTTCGCTGGGAGACTGGGTTGTCGACAAGAAGAAGCTGCCAGATGGACTTGATAATCTAGTGAAACGTGTGACGGATACCGGAATGCAGTTTGGTCTGTGGTTCGAGCCGGAGATGATCTCACCGGACAGCGAATTGTATAAGGCACATCCGGACTGGTGTCTGCATGTTCCGGACAGACGCCGGACAGAGGGCAGACAGCAGCTCGTGCTCGATATGTCACGCAAGGATGTACAGGATGAAATCGTTCGTATGATTACAGACATTTTATCAAGTGCACCAATTACTTATGTGAAGTGGGATATGAACCGGAATATGACCGAGATTGGTTCTGCACAGCTGCCTGCGGAGAGACAGAAGGAGACGGCACATCGTTATATGCTGGGTCTGTATGATGTGATGGAACGCATCACCTCTCAATTCCCTGACATTCTGTTTGAGAGCTGCTCCGGCGGCGGCGGGCGTTTCGATCCAGGGATGCTGTACTACATGCCTCAGACCTGGACGAGCGACAATACGGATGCGGTGTCTCGCCTTCGCATTCAATATGGTACAAGCCTTGTTTATCCGGTCAGTGCGATGGCTTCACACATCTCGGCAGTACCTAACCACCAGGTAGAACGTACAACTTCCCTTGAGACTCGCGGTAATGTCGCAATGTCCGGGAATTTTGGTTATGAGCTGGATCTGACCAAGTTCACAGATGAGGAGAAGTCCGTTGTAGCTGCGCAGGTTGAACTCTATAAGGAAATCCGTGAGCTTGTGCAATTCGGTGTATTCTACCGGCTCTTAAGTCCGTTTGAAGGCAATGAAACCGCTTGGATGTTCGTATCACCAGACGGCGTGGATGTCGCTGTTTTCTACTTCCGTGTTCTTGCAGAGCCTAATGCTCCGCTCGCCCGTCTCAAGCTGACCGGTTTGGATCCAGATCGTGACTATGCCCTCGTTAATGGAGATGGTGTATACAGTGGAGACGCGCTGATGTATGCAGGTATTTCGGTGGGAAGCAAGAAGGGTGACTTCCACAGCGAGCTTCATCGGTTCAAGAGAGTGTAA
- a CDS encoding CopG family ribbon-helix-helix protein, whose amino-acid sequence MTNVQNTKRIMISLPDHLLQEVDGIVAMENSNRSEFIRQAMKLYLNERKKRYIRESMQRGYMEMAKINLTMASEAFHAEDDADSTLGRLVSGV is encoded by the coding sequence TTGACCAATGTACAGAACACCAAACGGATTATGATTAGTTTGCCGGATCATCTCTTACAGGAAGTAGATGGTATTGTAGCAATGGAGAATTCGAACCGCAGTGAATTCATCAGGCAAGCCATGAAGCTGTACTTAAACGAACGGAAGAAGCGTTATATCCGGGAGTCAATGCAGCGAGGCTACATGGAAATGGCCAAGATTAATTTGACCATGGCTTCTGAAGCTTTTCACGCGGAGGATGATGCAGACAGCACTCTGGGCCGCTTAGTGAGCGGGGTGTAA